GACCCCGTCGCCAAGCTGACGTCGTTCCGCGAGGAACACGGCCTGACCTTCCCGCTGCTGGCCGACCCGGACAAGACCGTGCTCACCCGCTGGGGTGCCTTCGGTGAGAAGAAGCTGTACGGCAAGACGGTCACCGGCGTGATCCGCTCCACCTTCGTCGTCGACAAGGAAGGCCGGATCGCCAAGGCGATGTACAACGTCAAGGCCACCGGTCACGTCGCCAAGCTGCGCCGCGACCTGAAGTTGGCCGACTGACCGGAGGCCCGGTCGCCGTCGAGCCGCCCCGGTGTCGCGCCCGGATCGGGCCTCGACACCGGGAACGGTCCGGTACTCAGCCGACCAGCGTCCGCAGCCGGGGCAGCAGCGCCCGCAGCGCCCGGCCCCGGTGCGAGGCGGCGTCCTTCTCCTGCGGGCTCAGCTCGGCGGAGGTCCGGGACTCGCCTGCAGGAAGGAAGATCGGGTCGTAGCCGAAGCCGTTCTCGCCCCGGGGCGCCCTGGCGATGCGACCCGGCCACTCGCCGCGCACGACGTACTCCGAGTCGGGGCCGTCACCGGGCAGCGCCAGCGCCGCCACGGCGACGAAGGCGGCCCCTCGCCGTTCCGAGGGCAGGTCGGCGAGCTGGGCGAGGACGAGGTCGAGGTTGGCCTGATCGTCGCCGTGGCCGCCGCTCCACCGGGCGGAGAGCACACCCGGCATCCCGTTCAGAGCCTCCACCGCCAGCCCGGAGTCGTCGGCCACGGTGGGCAGACCGCTGGCCTGCGCGCCCGCCCGCGCTTTGATCAGCGCGTTCTCCTCGAAGGTCGCGCCGGTCTCGGGCACCTCGGGGTACTCGGGGACGTCGCCGAGGCCGACGACCTCGATGCCCGCCACGCCCTCGGCCGCCAGGATGCGCCGCAGCTCGGCCAGCTTCTTCTCGTTGCGAGAGGCGACGAGCAGCCGCACCGTCTGGGCCGCCATCACTTCACCTTCGGCGGGAGTTCGCCCGGGTAGGGCGCGGCGAGCGCCTCGGCCTGCAGCTTGTTCAGGGTGCTGCACCCTTCGAGGGCCACGTCGAGCATCGCGTCGAGCGTGCTGCGGGCGAAGGTGCCGCCCTCGCCGGTGCCCTGCACCTCGATCAGGGTGCCCGCGTCGGTGGCGACCACGTTCATGTCGACCTCGGCGCGGGAGTCCTCCTCGTAGGGCAGGTCGAGGCGCACCTGCCCGTCGACCACGCCGACGCTGATCGCGGCCACCGCGCAGGACAACGGCTTCGGGTCGGCGAGCAGTCCGCCCGCGCCCAGCCAGGTCACCGCGTCGGCCAGTGCGATGTAGGCGCCGCTGATCGCGGCGGTCCTGGTGCCGCCGTCGGCCTGGATGACGTCGCAGTCCAGGGCGATGGTGTTCTCGCCGAGCGCGGAGAGATCGACGCAGGCCCGCAGCGAACGGCCGATCAACCTGCTGATCTCGTGGGTCCGACCGCCGACCCGGCCCTTCACCGACTCGCGACCCGACCGGGTGTGGGTGGCCGACGGGAGCATGGCGTACTCGGCCGTCACCCAGCCGAGCCCGGAGCCCGCTCGCCACCTGGGCACACCGGCCTGGACGCTGGCCGCGCACAGGACCTTGGTGCGGCCGAACTCGACCAACACCGATCCGGCTGGCCACTCCTGGAAGCCTCGGGTGAATCGGACATCTCTGAGGGCGTTGTTCTCACGACCGTCTGCACGTACCACGCGGTCACCCTACCCATCGACGGCGCTCGGCCGGTGCGGCGCGTCGAAGCGGGAAAGCCCCGTTCCAGCGGCTCGGGCTGCTACCCGTCACCCGTTCGGCAACCGATGGACCGGCCGGGATGCGAGCGGGGAACTAGCCTCCGTGAGCATGGCGGAGTTCACCCTGTTCCAGGACGGCGCGCGGGTGACCGAACAGCTCTCCGCGAGTGACCTCGTCGCCCGGCTCGCCGACTCGAACACCCGGAACTGGCTGGACCTGCCCGCCCCCGACGCCCAGCTGATCGACCGCATCGGCCAGGCACTGGGGCTGCACGAACTCGCGATCGAGGACGCCGGGCCGGAGCGACAGCGGCCGAAGCTGGACCGCTACGAGACGCATCTGTTCCTCACCGTGCATCGGGTGGTGCTCGACGAGCAGTTCGACCTGCTGCTCACCGAGCTGTCGATCTTCGTGACGCCGCATGCGGTGGTGACCGTGCACAAGGACCTCGGCCTGGACCCGACGACCGTGGCCAGACGTTGGCAGGCCGTGGACTCCGACCGAGGTCTGTCCTATCTGCTGTATGCGCTGCTGGACGCCATCGTGGACACCCATTTCGACGCCGCGCAGGACCTCGAGGACGAACTGGAGGAACTCGAGGACCTGCTGTTCGCCGAGCCCGCCCAACTACACGCCGTGCAACGCCGATCGCTGCGACTGCGCAAGAACCTGCTGCGGTTGAACCGGGTGGCCGCACCGATGCGCGAGGTGATGCTGGGGCTCATGCACCGCGACATCGGCGTGATCACCGAACGGGAGATGCCCTATTTCCAGGATGTCTACGACCACGTCCTGCGGGTGACCGAATGGGTCGAGGGCATGCGTGAACTGGCCTCTGGCGTGCGCGAGACGCAGCTGGCGCTACAGGGCAACCGGCTCAACGTGGTGATGAAGAAGGTCACGAGTTGGGCGGCGATCATCGCCGTCCCCACCGCGATCACCGGCTATTTCGGGCAGAACCTCCCCTACCCCGGCTACGACACCCAGGCCGGCCTGATCGCCTCCTACATCGCGCTGGTGGGCACGTCGGTCGGCCTGTTCCTGCTGTTCCGCCGTCGCGGCTGGCTCTGAGCGACCTCAGACCTCATGGCGGTGCCCCGCGACGGCCCGCAGCGTCGGACCGGCGAAGGCCTCGGCTGCCTCGCCCACCACCTCGTCGACGTCGAACCAGCTCGCGACATGGGTGACCAACAACCGCTGGGCACCGGCCGACTTGGCCAGCTCACCCGCCTGTTTCCCGGAGAGATGCAGGTCGGGGGTCGGGTTCGGGTGATCCGGCCAGGTGGCCTCCGCGAGCAGCAGATCGGCCCCGGCCGCCAGCTCGTCGAGTTCCGGGCACGGGCCGGTGTCGCCGGTATAGGCCAGCACCCGGTCCTCGTATCGGATGCGGAAGCCGTAGGCCTCGCAGGGATGGGTCACCGGGAACACGGTGACCTCGAAGGGACCGATTCGACGCGGTCCCGGCCGCAGGGGCTGGAAATCCAGCACATCGGAGAGGTCGGTCTCCGCGCGTTCGGCGGCCGAGGGCGCATAGGCCGCCCCGAGCCGGTCGGCCGCCTCCTGCGGCGCGTGCACCGGTAGCCGCCGCGCTCGCGTGTCGTAGGGCGGCCGGGGGTGGTAACGACGCAACACCGTCAACGCACTGACATCGGCGCAGTGATCGGGGTGCAGGTGCGAGAGCAGTAGGGCATCGAGCGTAAACGGATCCCGATGGCCCTGTAGCGCGGCGAGGGTTCCGTTGCCGAGATCGACGACGATGCTCGCCCCCGCCGCCTCGATCAGGTAGCCGGAGGCGGCGGCGCCTGGTCCGGGTGCGCTGCCGGAGCAGCCGAGAATGGTCAACAACACCGGTTCAGCCTGCCTGGCATGCCAGCGGGACGCCAGGGTGAAACGGGTGGTGAACCATGGCGTCCGGGTGGCTTCACCAGCCGAATCCCGGAAAACCGGAGCTGCGGGCGATGGCATCCGCAGGCAGCACGCTAGGCCGGCAGCAGGATTGTCAACGCAGGCCGACAACGATCTAGTCGGTAGGGAAGGACCGCTGCGCGAAGCACCGCGCACAGCCAGCCGACGGGGGTCGCGCCATGTTTCGTCCGCATCATGTGCTCTCGGTACTGATCTCCGGTAGCGCCGGGCTCTTCCTGGGGTTGGCCCGGCCGCCGTGGTGGGGCTGGGTACTGGCGGCGGTCATCGTCATTCCCAGCGTCTACTTCGTCGAGAAGATCGGCAACCGCCGAGGCTGGGGCTCGTAGGCCGCGTCCCGGGCGCACCTCGGATGGGCGGCCAAGGCGCTCACGCGAAATGCGAGCCGAGGAACCGCTGGGCCAACCGCTGAAACGAGGCCGGGTCGCCGGTCGCGGCGAACTCGCGGTCCGGGGGTTCGTCGGGAGCGGCCTCCCGGAAGAGGTCCTGCTCGGTGAGGACCCGCACCACGTCCTTGGCGGTCTCCTCCGCGCTGGAGACCAGTGTGACGTGCGGTCCCATCGCGATCTGGATGACGCCGGTCAGCAGCGGGTAGTGCGTGCAGCCGAGCACCACGGTGTCGACGTCGGCCGCCTGCAGCGGTTCGAGGTAGCCCTGGGCCAGTCCGAGCACCTGCCTGCCCGAGGTGATGCCGCGTTCGACGAAGTCGACGAATCGCGGGCAGGCCACCCCGTGCACCGTGACGTCGCGGGCGGCGGCGAAGGCATCGGGGTAGGCGCCGGATCGGATGGTGGCCGCCGTGCCGATCACGCCGATCCGTCCGGTCCTGGTGGTGGCGACCGCACGGCGCACGGCGGGCAGCACCACCTCGACCACCGGGACGGGATACCGCTCCCTGGCATCGCGCAGGCAGGCCGCCGAGGCGGTGTTGCAGGCGATGACCAGGATCTTCACCCCGTCGTCGACCAGACGGTCCGCGACGGCCAGGGCGTGCTCGCGCACCTCGTCGATCCGCAACGGCCCGTACGGGCTGTTCGCGGTGTCCCCGACATAACGCAGCCGCTCGCCGGGCAGCTGGTCGGCGATGGCGCGGGCGACGGTGAGGCCGCCCACGCCCGAGTCGAAGACGCCGATGGGTGCGTCGCGGTCCGGCATGGTCAGCTCAAACCGGGGGTCAACGACGGGCTGCTGGGCTGTGGTCGGGTGATGGACTTCGCCACCAGCCAGGCCGCCAACAGGCCACCGATCGCACCGAAGAGGTGGCCCTGCCAGGAGATACCGGGCTGGCCGGGCAGCACGCCCCAGAGGATTCCGCCGTAGAAGAAGCCCAGGACCAGCGACACCCCGATCTGCGGCAGGCTGCGGCTGAACACCCCTCGGATCAACAGGAAGGCCAACCAACCGAACACCACGCTGGAGGCACCGATGTGCACGGACCCGGGCCCGCCGGTGACCCACACACCCAGCCCCGCCACCAGCCAGATGACCGAGGTCACGGCGAACCATTGGCCGAGGCCACCCGACATGGCCAGAAATCCGAACAACAGGAACACCAAGGAATTACCCATGATGTGGGACCAGCTGCCGTGGAGCAACGGCGCCCACAACACGCCCATCAGACCCGATGGGTCCCAAGGCCGGATGCCGTGGACATTGAGTCCGGCGGGCGAGAGCGGGGTGGTCATCAGGATGTTGACCACATGCACTACCCACAGCAGCGCGGTGAAACTCGCCATGACGATCGCAGCCTGCTTCGGCTGCGGCGGCAGGACCCGCTTGGCAGGCGGGCGCGACGGCTTGACATGAGCAACGGGATCCACCTGACCGAGCCTACGCACGATCGATGAACGCGCATCGGGGTCCGCCCGGATAACAACCCCGATCATGGGCCGTAGATCGCTATTGGCTCCCCCGTCGTCAACAGCGAGAGGCAGTGCTGGTATCGATTGAGAGTGCACACAGAGACGAACTGCGAGGTGGCCGTAGCCGAGGCCGCCGACGTGGGCGCCTGTCCGACCTGGGATATCACGGCCGAATCGCTGCTCTGGGTCGATACTCCGAATGCCCGCGTGCACCGGTATCAGCCGATCACCGGGGACGACGCCACGATGGATCTCCCACAGCGGGTCGGCGCGGCCCGCCCCCGGGTTCGCGGGGGGCTGGTGGCCAACCTGCGCGAGGGCATCGCGCTGATCGACTCCGATGACACCCGGCGGTGGCTGGTCTTCTGGGGTCGTCCCGATGCCGAGCCGGGCACCGCCGCGGTGGATCCGGCGGGCCGGTTGTGGGCAGGTAGTCATATGAACACCGACACCCCACCATCGGACGACGCGACCGGGGTGTCCGGTCGGGGTTGGCTGGCCTCGGTGGAACAGGACGGGGCGGTGACGACCCCGGTGCGCCAGGCGGCGGAGATCACCGGGATGGCATGGAGCCCCGATCAGCGCTCGATGTATCTCATCGAGCGGGGCACCGGACGGATCGATGTCGTCGATGTCGAGCGGGACAGCGGTTCCTTCACCGGTCGCCGCACCCTGTGCGAGGTGACCGACGTCGCAGGCGAGCCCAGCGGGCTGTGCACCGATGCGGACGGCTGTCTCTGGGTGGCGATCCGGGGCGGCGCGGCGATCCACCGCTACACCCCCGAGGGCGTGTTGGATCAGCGATTCGCGCTGCCCGCCGCCCAGCCCACCGGGGCGTGCTTCGGCGGCTTCGGCTTCACCGACCTCTACATCACCACCGCACGGACCGGCGGCGACGCCGGGTCGGCGTTAGCACAGGACGGCTCGCTGCTGGTGATCCCCGACGTGGGCACCGGACTGCCGGACACCCTGTTCCTCGGCTGACGACCGGTTTCCTCAGCCGAGCGACAATGGGGGTCCTCGGCTGAGCGAGACGGTGTCGGGCCCGTCAGGCCCAGAGCTGCGTGTCGAGCCGCTCGGCGGCGTCCTCGATCTCGCCGGAGTACACGCCGGTCGAGAGGTACTTCCAGCCCGCGTCGGCCACCACGAACACCACGTCGGCACTGTGCCCGGCCCCGGCGGCCTTCTCCGCCACACCGAGTGCCGCGTGCAGGACCGCGCCCGTGGAGATCCCCGCGAAGATGCCCTCGGCGGAGAGCAGTTCCCTGGTCCGACGCAGCGCGTCGAAGGAGCCGACGGAGTAGCGGCCGGTCAGGACGTCGGGGTCGTACAGCTCGGGCACGAAGCCCTCGTCGAGATTGCGCAGTCCGTAGACCAGCTCGCCGTAGCGCGGCTCGGCGGCGATGACCTGGATGTCGGGCTTGTGCTCCCGCAGGTACCGACCGACTCCGACGAGGGTGCCGGTGGTTCCCAGGCCCGCCACGAAGTGCGTCACCTCCGGCAGGTCCCGCAGGATCTCCGGTCCGGTCCCCCGGTAGTGCGCGTCGACGTTGGCCGGGTTGCCGTACTGGTAGAGCATCACCCAGTCCGGGTGCTCCTCGGCCAGCTTCCTCGCGGTGGCCACCGCCTGGTTGGACCCGCCGGCAGCGGCCGAGAAGATGATCTCCGCGCCGTAGGCCTTCAACAGCTGCCTGCGTTCCACCGAGGTGTTCTCCGGCAGCACGCAGATCAACCGGTAGCCCTTGAGGCTCGCCGCCATCGCCAGCGCGATACCGGTGTTGCCGGAGGTGGGTTCCAACACGGTGTCGCCGGGGCGAAGCCTGCCGTCGCGTTCCGCCGCCTCGATCATCGCCAGCGCGGGGCGATCCTTGATCGAGCCGGTCGGATTACGGTCTTCCAACTTCGCCCAGAGGCGGACCGATGGCGCCGGTGACAGGTTCGGCAATCCGACCAGCGGGGTGTCGCCGAGTGCATCGAGCAGGGAGTCGTAGCGAGCCATCAGTCCGCCCTCGTTGGTCGATCAGCGCATTCCACCCGCGACCGCGGGCAGGATCGTGACGTTGTCGCCGTCCTTGAGGGCCGCACCGAGCCCACCGGAGAACCGGACGTCCTCGTCGTTGACGTAGACGTTGATGAAGCGGTGCAACACACCGTCCTTGACCAGGCGGCCCTTGAGGCCCGAGTAGCGACCGTCCAGGTCGTCGATGACCTCCTGCAGGGTGCTGCCCGAGGCGGGGACCGACTTCTCGCCCGAGGTGTGGGTGCGCAGGATGGTCGGGATGGACACGGTTACTGCCATGGTGGGACTCCTGTCGTTGCTATCGATGCGGAAGAAGGGTTCCAGCTCGAGATCCGAGGGGCCTGCCTACCGGGAGAGGCGGCCGCGCAAGAAGATCAGCGACAGTCGGGAACGTCGTCGGCGCCGGTGTGCGAGAACATGTAGGACTCGACTACCTCGACCGGTTCTTCGGTGATCTGACCATCGACGATCCGGAAGGAGCGGAACTCGTGCTCCTCGGGATGCCGGGTCGACACCAGTACGTAATGGGCATTGGGCTCGCCCGCATAGGACACGTCGGTACGCGACGGATACGCCTCGGTGGCCGTGTGGGAGTGATACACGACAACGGGAGCCTCGTCGGCCTCGTCCATCTCCCGCCAGACCCGCAGCTGTTCCTTGGAGTCGAATCGGTAGAAGGTGGGCGACCGCTCGATGTTGGTCATCTCGATGAGACGTTCCGGCCGGTCCGAGTGCTCGGGGCCCGCGATGACGCCACATGCCTCGTCGGGGTGATCCCGTCGAGCATGTGCGACCACCGCGTCCACCAGGTCGCGTCGGATCACCAGCACGCGGCCAATCCTACGTGTCACGTCCAGCACGTCCAGGGCTGCGCGTTGTGACGTCGACCGAAGAGCCGTGGCCGTCCCAACTGGTGGTCACGTCACGTCACCGCAGCGCGGACGGGTACCGGTCTCGGTAGCTGCGGACACCGGCGAGGCTCGTCGCGGCCAGCACTCCACGAACCACCGCCCTGGCGAACACCTCGGCGCCTGCCTGGACCAGGCCATCGAGCGCCACCATCCGCCGGGCGGGCTCGGCGAGGGACCGCCGCCCGGTGGCCAGGCCGAATATCGTGTCGCCGTCGAACATCGAGTGTGCGGGACGCACCGCCCTGGCGATGCCGTCGTGCGCCACGGCGGCCAGTCGATTGGCCTCCGTCTTGGTCAGATCCGCGTCGGTGGCGACCACCCCGATGACGGTGTTCAGCGGGCCGATGCCCCGCTCGGTCGCTTCCGGAGCCGACGCCACGTCCTGCGGGCTGGGCGACTGAAGGCCGAGAGCGGCCAGCTCGGCCGGGCCCGCCCAGGGCAGGCCGGTGGCGGGATCGATGACCTCGCCCACCGGGTTGACGGCCACGAGAGCGCCGAGCGTCGTGCCGTCGGGCAACACCGTGCTGGCCGTGCCGACGCCGCCCTTGAGCCTGCCTGCCCGCGCGCCGGTCCCGGAACCCACCGATCCCTCCAGCGGGCGGTCGGCGGCGGCGAGTTCGCAGGCGCGATAACCGAATTCGGCGTCCGGCCGGGAATCCCAGTCGCCGATGTCGAGGTCGAAGAGCACCGCCGAGGGCACGATGGGCACCACCCGCCCCGGCTCTGCGGACACCGGGAAGCCGTGCCCGCGCTCGGCCAACCACCGCATCACGCCATCGGCGGCGGCCAGCCCGAAGGCGCTGCCACCGGACAGGCAGATGCCCTGCACCTGGGGGACCATCGCGCCCGGCGCGAGCAGGTCGGTCTCCCTGGTGCCGGGGCCGCCGCCTCGGACGTCGACGCCGCCGACTGCGCCGTCAACAGCCAGCACCACCGAGCAGCCGGTGGCCCAACCCTCGGTGTCCCGGCCGTACTGGCCGACCAGCAACCCCTCGACGTCGGTGATCGCGTCCTGCGCTCCGGTGGGCCGGTCGGCTGCCATGGGCCTGCTCAGATGGTCAGGCCGTGGACGAGGGTGTCCTGCACGACCGTCAGCCAGTGGTACACGCTCAGGTGCGGCTGCCTCGGGTCGTCCTCCGGCAGTTCCTCCGGCATGTCGTCGGTGACCTCGAGCACCGTGCCCAGGGCGAGGCGCACGTCGTTCAACGCGGCCAGCCAGGCCGACGCCTGTTCGTCGTTCAGCCGGATCTTCCCGCCGTCGGGTGGGCAGGTCGCCAGGACCACGCCCGCCACCCCGGTCTTGAGGTCGACCACCTCGGGCTCGTGCAGCGAGCGCAGCGCGGCGGCGGAGTCCGCATCGGCCGCCGAGAGCTCCTCACCCTCCGGCGGGCGGTGGAAGTCGGGCAGCAGTCTGCGCAGTACCCGCTCGTCGGGGGCGGTGGTGTGCCCGGTGCGGATGCCGGTGAGTTCGGCCAGCTCGTCCTGCGGGGCCTCGTCCGCCCGCGCCGTCAGCATCTCGCGCAGCTGTCCGACCAAGCCGCGCAGGATGGCCGCCTCCTGCTGGGAGAACTCGGCGACGATCGCGTCTCCTCGACGCCACCAACCGTTCACGAGTCGCGCTGCATCGTGGCCCAGAGGCCTGCGGCGTGCAGTTTCGCCACGTCACCCTCGACCTTCTCTTTAGACCCGGAGGAGACCACCGCTCGACCCTTCTGATGGACGTCGAGCATCAGCTTGGTGGCCTTGTCGCGGTTGTAACCGAAAAGCTTCTGAAAGACGTAGGTCACATACGACATGAGATTGACCGGATCGTTCCAGACGATCGTCATCCAGGGCTTGTCCTCCGCGCCGAGCGACTCGGCGCTCGGGTCGACCTGGGTCTGTTCCAGTTCGACGGGCGTGCTCATACCCCTATGGTGACACGCCGGAGAATGGGATCGCGCGCATACCTATGCCCGCAGAGGCCAACACATCCATCGTGTAATGCGCAGGCAACGTAGGCTCTGGCCAATGAACACTGGGGT
This Actinoalloteichus hymeniacidonis DNA region includes the following protein-coding sequences:
- the bcp gene encoding thioredoxin-dependent thiol peroxidase, with amino-acid sequence MSEQTRLAEGDAAPDFTLTDSEGNEVSLRDHLGSTVIVYFYPAANTPGCTKQACDFRDNLADLNDAGLTVLGISPDPVAKLTSFREEHGLTFPLLADPDKTVLTRWGAFGEKKLYGKTVTGVIRSTFVVDKEGRIAKAMYNVKATGHVAKLRRDLKLAD
- the rdgB gene encoding RdgB/HAM1 family non-canonical purine NTP pyrophosphatase, which produces MAAQTVRLLVASRNEKKLAELRRILAAEGVAGIEVVGLGDVPEYPEVPETGATFEENALIKARAGAQASGLPTVADDSGLAVEALNGMPGVLSARWSGGHGDDQANLDLVLAQLADLPSERRGAAFVAVAALALPGDGPDSEYVVRGEWPGRIARAPRGENGFGYDPIFLPAGESRTSAELSPQEKDAASHRGRALRALLPRLRTLVG
- the rph gene encoding ribonuclease PH, producing MVRADGRENNALRDVRFTRGFQEWPAGSVLVEFGRTKVLCAASVQAGVPRWRAGSGLGWVTAEYAMLPSATHTRSGRESVKGRVGGRTHEISRLIGRSLRACVDLSALGENTIALDCDVIQADGGTRTAAISGAYIALADAVTWLGAGGLLADPKPLSCAVAAISVGVVDGQVRLDLPYEEDSRAEVDMNVVATDAGTLIEVQGTGEGGTFARSTLDAMLDVALEGCSTLNKLQAEALAAPYPGELPPKVK
- a CDS encoding magnesium transporter CorA family protein, with the protein product MAEFTLFQDGARVTEQLSASDLVARLADSNTRNWLDLPAPDAQLIDRIGQALGLHELAIEDAGPERQRPKLDRYETHLFLTVHRVVLDEQFDLLLTELSIFVTPHAVVTVHKDLGLDPTTVARRWQAVDSDRGLSYLLYALLDAIVDTHFDAAQDLEDELEELEDLLFAEPAQLHAVQRRSLRLRKNLLRLNRVAAPMREVMLGLMHRDIGVITEREMPYFQDVYDHVLRVTEWVEGMRELASGVRETQLALQGNRLNVVMKKVTSWAAIIAVPTAITGYFGQNLPYPGYDTQAGLIASYIALVGTSVGLFLLFRRRGWL
- a CDS encoding MBL fold metallo-hydrolase; this encodes MLLTILGCSGSAPGPGAAASGYLIEAAGASIVVDLGNGTLAALQGHRDPFTLDALLLSHLHPDHCADVSALTVLRRYHPRPPYDTRARRLPVHAPQEAADRLGAAYAPSAAERAETDLSDVLDFQPLRPGPRRIGPFEVTVFPVTHPCEAYGFRIRYEDRVLAYTGDTGPCPELDELAAGADLLLAEATWPDHPNPTPDLHLSGKQAGELAKSAGAQRLLVTHVASWFDVDEVVGEAAEAFAGPTLRAVAGHRHEV
- the murI gene encoding glutamate racemase, whose amino-acid sequence is MPDRDAPIGVFDSGVGGLTVARAIADQLPGERLRYVGDTANSPYGPLRIDEVREHALAVADRLVDDGVKILVIACNTASAACLRDARERYPVPVVEVVLPAVRRAVATTRTGRIGVIGTAATIRSGAYPDAFAAARDVTVHGVACPRFVDFVERGITSGRQVLGLAQGYLEPLQAADVDTVVLGCTHYPLLTGVIQIAMGPHVTLVSSAEETAKDVVRVLTEQDLFREAAPDEPPDREFAATGDPASFQRLAQRFLGSHFA
- a CDS encoding rhomboid family intramembrane serine protease, whose translation is MDPVAHVKPSRPPAKRVLPPQPKQAAIVMASFTALLWVVHVVNILMTTPLSPAGLNVHGIRPWDPSGLMGVLWAPLLHGSWSHIMGNSLVFLLFGFLAMSGGLGQWFAVTSVIWLVAGLGVWVTGGPGSVHIGASSVVFGWLAFLLIRGVFSRSLPQIGVSLVLGFFYGGILWGVLPGQPGISWQGHLFGAIGGLLAAWLVAKSITRPQPSSPSLTPGLS
- a CDS encoding SMP-30/gluconolactonase/LRE family protein; translated protein: MHTETNCEVAVAEAADVGACPTWDITAESLLWVDTPNARVHRYQPITGDDATMDLPQRVGAARPRVRGGLVANLREGIALIDSDDTRRWLVFWGRPDAEPGTAAVDPAGRLWAGSHMNTDTPPSDDATGVSGRGWLASVEQDGAVTTPVRQAAEITGMAWSPDQRSMYLIERGTGRIDVVDVERDSGSFTGRRTLCEVTDVAGEPSGLCTDADGCLWVAIRGGAAIHRYTPEGVLDQRFALPAAQPTGACFGGFGFTDLYITTARTGGDAGSALAQDGSLLVIPDVGTGLPDTLFLG
- a CDS encoding PLP-dependent cysteine synthase family protein — protein: MARYDSLLDALGDTPLVGLPNLSPAPSVRLWAKLEDRNPTGSIKDRPALAMIEAAERDGRLRPGDTVLEPTSGNTGIALAMAASLKGYRLICVLPENTSVERRQLLKAYGAEIIFSAAAGGSNQAVATARKLAEEHPDWVMLYQYGNPANVDAHYRGTGPEILRDLPEVTHFVAGLGTTGTLVGVGRYLREHKPDIQVIAAEPRYGELVYGLRNLDEGFVPELYDPDVLTGRYSVGSFDALRRTRELLSAEGIFAGISTGAVLHAALGVAEKAAGAGHSADVVFVVADAGWKYLSTGVYSGEIEDAAERLDTQLWA
- a CDS encoding MoaD/ThiS family protein; the encoded protein is MAVTVSIPTILRTHTSGEKSVPASGSTLQEVIDDLDGRYSGLKGRLVKDGVLHRFINVYVNDEDVRFSGGLGAALKDGDNVTILPAVAGGMR
- a CDS encoding Mov34/MPN/PAD-1 family protein; this translates as MLVIRRDLVDAVVAHARRDHPDEACGVIAGPEHSDRPERLIEMTNIERSPTFYRFDSKEQLRVWREMDEADEAPVVVYHSHTATEAYPSRTDVSYAGEPNAHYVLVSTRHPEEHEFRSFRIVDGQITEEPVEVVESYMFSHTGADDVPDCR
- a CDS encoding P1 family peptidase yields the protein MAADRPTGAQDAITDVEGLLVGQYGRDTEGWATGCSVVLAVDGAVGGVDVRGGGPGTRETDLLAPGAMVPQVQGICLSGGSAFGLAAADGVMRWLAERGHGFPVSAEPGRVVPIVPSAVLFDLDIGDWDSRPDAEFGYRACELAAADRPLEGSVGSGTGARAGRLKGGVGTASTVLPDGTTLGALVAVNPVGEVIDPATGLPWAGPAELAALGLQSPSPQDVASAPEATERGIGPLNTVIGVVATDADLTKTEANRLAAVAHDGIARAVRPAHSMFDGDTIFGLATGRRSLAEPARRMVALDGLVQAGAEVFARAVVRGVLAATSLAGVRSYRDRYPSALR
- a CDS encoding DUF2017 domain-containing protein, whose amino-acid sequence is MNGWWRRGDAIVAEFSQQEAAILRGLVGQLREMLTARADEAPQDELAELTGIRTGHTTAPDERVLRRLLPDFHRPPEGEELSAADADSAAALRSLHEPEVVDLKTGVAGVVLATCPPDGGKIRLNDEQASAWLAALNDVRLALGTVLEVTDDMPEELPEDDPRQPHLSVYHWLTVVQDTLVHGLTI
- the clpS gene encoding ATP-dependent Clp protease adapter ClpS — its product is MSTPVELEQTQVDPSAESLGAEDKPWMTIVWNDPVNLMSYVTYVFQKLFGYNRDKATKLMLDVHQKGRAVVSSGSKEKVEGDVAKLHAAGLWATMQRDS